The following proteins come from a genomic window of Leguminivora glycinivorella isolate SPB_JAAS2020 chromosome 6, LegGlyc_1.1, whole genome shotgun sequence:
- the LOC125227070 gene encoding serine/arginine-rich splicing factor 4-like, with protein sequence MDAYGSPYGHYPMMPSDQGHGDNVDYYSMQPMNSRDLASSPKHRTIRRERRSRSASRSRSRSKSRSRSRSRSRSRSVSRSRSRSQSTRSRSLRRELNFRDPSFLDAFRVLYLTPSNRTKKSTSKYLETKKRQDHIEEILKSDGLGSKRWLFYPRVATTTSEPATGKVAGSRDNSDQRIKIDRQFFRKYKRSKSVAGDAPIAKLARWELLLYKNLGFIRTD encoded by the exons ATGGACGCGTACGGGTCTCCGTACGGGCATTACCCCATGATGCCATCAGATCAAGGTCATGGGGATAACGTGGACTATTACAGCATGCAGCCGATGAACAGCAGAGATCTTGCAAG CTCACCAAAACACCGCACCATTCGTCGAGAGAGACGGTCTCGAAGCGCTAGCCGATCCAGATCTCGATCCAAATCTCGGTCGAGATCCCGGTCCCGCTCGAGATCTCGCTCGGTGTCAAGATCTCGTTCGAGATCTCAGTCGACACGCTCTCGGAGTCTTCGGCGGGAACTGAATTTCAGGGACCCGAGCTTTTTGGATGCATTCCGAGTTTTGTATTTGACAC CCAGCAACAGAACCAAGAAAAGTACATCAAAGTACCTCGAAACAAAGAAGAGGCAAGACCATATCGAAGAGATTTTGAAGAGCGACGGTCTCGGCTCGAAAAGGTGGCTCTTTTATCCGAGAGTTGCCACTACCACTAGCGAACCGGCTACAGGGAAAGTAGCAG GGTCAAGAGACAACTCAGACCAGCGCATCAAGATCGACAGGCAGTTCTTCAGGAAGTACAAGAGGAGCAAGTCTGTCGCCGGCGACGCGCCGATTGCCAAGCTCGCGCGCTGGGAGCTCCTGCTCTATAAGAACCTTGGCTTTATTAGGACTGATTAA